The Streptomyces sp. NBC_01275 genome has a segment encoding these proteins:
- a CDS encoding immune inhibitor A domain-containing protein, with protein sequence MTSRSWTFRTAATVVALAAASATFTTFAVAQAAEGSGAASVDRRDPQPAKAKEHDFDGPLSKTQEAQRAEALQQVISGEASVKDRDGSKVVKLKSRKGDSKYVELGREKTDKIFTILVEFGDQVDSRYGGTVGPLHNQIAAPDRTKDNSTAWQADYNQAHFQDLYFGTGKKTESLKKYYEKQSSGRYSVEGEVTDWVKVPYNEARYGSNDASTGAWYAVQDGVNAWVAEREAAGDSPAEIKTELAQFDQWDRYDYDGDGNFNEPDGYIDHFQIVHAGEDESAGGGAQGADAIWAHRWYAFGTDAGSTGPDTNKLGGAQIGDTGVWVGDYTIQPENGGLGVYAHEYGHDLGLPDEYDTSGGGENSTGFWTLMSSGSWLGTGKEAIGDLPGDMNAWDKLQLGWLDYDVAKAGVKSTHTLGVAEYNTKNAQALVVQLPEKTVTTDVVAPAQGATQWWSGSGDDLRNTLTRSVDLTGKSSASLSLDGWWDIEQDYDYLYTEVSTDGANWTPIDGTLADGTAIPRDGSGKPALTGTVDAYQKLTFPLDAYAGQKVSVRFRYATDGGVAQKGFTADEITLTADGATLFSDNAETADAAWTANGFSRIGAAITDDYAQYYIAENRQYVSYDKVLKVGPYNFGFSTTRPDWVEHYAYQNGLLIWKWDTSQADDNTSQHPGEGLILPIDSHPTPLKWADGTAMNARLQSFDSPFSRYRTDAITLHRADVAVKIKSRPGVSLFDDGRSTYYDATTPLAGVKVTDTNTSIKIVNEPLNGSTIKVKVGPSTK encoded by the coding sequence GTGACCAGTAGATCCTGGACGTTCAGGACGGCCGCGACGGTCGTCGCCCTCGCGGCGGCCTCGGCGACGTTCACGACGTTCGCCGTGGCCCAGGCGGCCGAGGGCTCGGGCGCCGCGTCGGTGGACCGGCGCGACCCGCAGCCGGCCAAGGCCAAGGAGCACGACTTCGACGGCCCGCTCAGCAAGACGCAGGAGGCCCAGCGCGCGGAGGCCCTCCAGCAGGTCATATCCGGCGAGGCGTCGGTCAAGGACCGCGACGGTTCGAAGGTCGTGAAGCTCAAGAGCCGCAAGGGCGACAGCAAGTACGTCGAGCTCGGCCGCGAGAAGACCGACAAGATCTTCACGATCCTCGTCGAGTTCGGCGACCAGGTCGACAGCCGCTACGGCGGCACGGTCGGCCCGCTGCACAACCAGATAGCCGCGCCGGACCGCACCAAGGACAACTCCACGGCCTGGCAGGCGGACTACAACCAGGCGCACTTCCAGGACCTGTACTTCGGCACCGGCAAGAAGACCGAGTCGCTGAAGAAGTACTACGAGAAGCAGTCCTCGGGCCGGTACTCGGTCGAGGGCGAGGTCACCGACTGGGTCAAGGTCCCCTACAACGAGGCCCGTTACGGATCCAACGACGCCTCCACCGGCGCCTGGTACGCGGTCCAGGACGGCGTCAACGCCTGGGTCGCCGAGCGCGAGGCCGCCGGCGACAGCCCCGCCGAGATCAAGACGGAGCTGGCCCAGTTCGACCAGTGGGACCGCTACGACTACGACGGCGACGGGAACTTCAACGAGCCCGACGGCTACATCGACCACTTCCAGATCGTGCACGCCGGCGAGGACGAGTCCGCGGGCGGCGGCGCCCAGGGCGCGGACGCCATCTGGGCCCACCGCTGGTACGCCTTCGGCACCGACGCCGGCTCCACCGGCCCCGACACCAACAAGCTCGGCGGCGCGCAGATCGGCGACACCGGCGTCTGGGTCGGCGACTACACCATCCAGCCGGAGAACGGCGGACTCGGCGTCTACGCCCACGAGTACGGCCACGACCTCGGCCTGCCCGACGAGTACGACACCTCCGGCGGCGGCGAGAACTCCACCGGCTTCTGGACCCTGATGTCCTCCGGTTCCTGGCTCGGCACCGGCAAGGAGGCCATCGGCGACCTTCCCGGCGACATGAACGCCTGGGACAAGCTCCAGCTCGGCTGGCTCGACTACGACGTCGCCAAGGCGGGCGTGAAGTCGACCCACACGCTCGGCGTCGCGGAGTACAACACCAAGAACGCCCAGGCCCTCGTGGTCCAGCTGCCCGAGAAGACGGTCACCACCGACGTCGTCGCCCCGGCGCAGGGCGCCACGCAGTGGTGGAGCGGCAGCGGCGACGACCTGCGCAACACCCTGACCCGCTCGGTCGACCTGACCGGCAAGTCGTCGGCGTCCCTGTCCCTCGACGGCTGGTGGGACATCGAGCAGGACTACGACTACCTGTACACCGAGGTCTCCACCGACGGCGCCAACTGGACGCCGATCGACGGCACTCTGGCCGACGGCACCGCCATTCCGCGGGACGGCAGCGGCAAGCCCGCCCTCACCGGCACGGTCGACGCCTACCAGAAGCTGACGTTCCCGCTGGACGCCTACGCGGGCCAGAAGGTCAGCGTCCGCTTCCGCTACGCCACCGACGGCGGCGTGGCCCAGAAGGGCTTCACGGCCGACGAGATCACGCTGACGGCGGACGGCGCGACGCTGTTCTCCGACAACGCCGAGACGGCGGACGCCGCCTGGACGGCGAACGGCTTCTCCCGCATCGGCGCGGCCATCACGGACGACTACGCCCAGTACTACATCGCCGAGAACCGCCAGTACGTGTCGTACGACAAGGTCCTCAAGGTCGGCCCGTACAACTTCGGCTTCTCGACGACCCGTCCGGACTGGGTGGAGCACTACGCCTACCAGAACGGTCTGCTGATCTGGAAGTGGGACACCTCCCAGGCGGACGACAACACCAGCCAGCACCCGGGCGAGGGTCTGATCCTCCCGATCGACTCGCACCCGACCCCGCTGAAGTGGGCCGACGGCACCGCGATGAACGCCCGTCTGCAGAGCTTCGACTCGCCCTTCAGCCGGTACCGGACCGACGCGATCACGCTGCACCGGGCGGACGTCGCGGTCAAGATCAAGTCCCGTCCGGGCGTCTCGCTCTTCGACGACGGCAGGTCGACGTACTACGACGCGACGACCCCGCTGGCCGGCGTCAAGGTCACTGACACCAACACCTCGATCAAGATCGTCAACGAGCCCCTGAACGGCTCGACGATCAAGGTGAAGGTGGGTCCGTCGACGAAGTAG
- a CDS encoding RDD family protein → MTTEPPPGSGGPPEDDPFRKQPPHQPEQPPQSPRPPQGGGSPYDTPYDGEPPSPYDGGGGTAQGGGPYGGGPHGGDPYGGFPADPLAGMPPLAQSGRRTLARIVDMILVFVVVVLLAWVFRIGQYTVDPDDLEFARTFGRELLTVILYVAYDTVMTARGGQTLGKKWLGMRVANLDNGSTPSVQTSLVRALVLWVPFACCACLWTAVCGGWSYFDKPYQQGLHDKAAKTVVVSTP, encoded by the coding sequence ATGACCACCGAACCGCCACCCGGCTCCGGCGGGCCGCCGGAGGACGACCCGTTCAGGAAGCAGCCCCCGCACCAACCCGAGCAGCCTCCGCAGTCCCCGCGGCCTCCGCAGGGCGGGGGCTCGCCGTACGACACCCCGTACGACGGGGAGCCGCCCTCGCCCTACGACGGTGGCGGCGGCACGGCGCAGGGCGGCGGCCCCTACGGTGGCGGTCCTCACGGCGGTGACCCGTACGGCGGTTTTCCCGCGGACCCGCTCGCCGGCATGCCCCCGCTCGCGCAGAGCGGCCGGCGCACGCTGGCCCGGATCGTCGACATGATCCTGGTGTTCGTCGTGGTGGTGCTGCTGGCGTGGGTCTTCCGGATCGGGCAGTACACGGTCGACCCGGACGACCTGGAGTTCGCCAGGACCTTCGGGCGCGAGCTGCTCACGGTGATCCTCTACGTCGCCTACGACACGGTGATGACCGCCAGAGGAGGCCAGACCCTCGGCAAGAAGTGGCTGGGCATGCGGGTGGCCAACCTCGACAACGGCTCCACGCCCTCGGTGCAGACCTCGCTGGTCCGCGCCCTGGTGCTGTGGGTGCCGTTCGCGTGCTGCGCCTGCCTGTGGACGGCGGTCTGCGGCGGCTGGAGCTACTTCGACAAGCCCTACCAGCAGGGTCTGCACGACAAGGCCGCCAAGACGGTGGTGGTCAGCACGCCCTGA
- a CDS encoding DUF2017 domain-containing protein, translating to MPGHFEPLPGGGAAVALDDVEISIIRSLAVQLLELIGPGPGGDASDDPLAELFAEGPSEPPADPVLRRLFPDAYTDPEGSPGPQRANEQKAYSSEFRRFTENDLRAGKRENALTVIRSLDALTAAAAGEGGAVLKLTPQESQEWLRALNDLRLAIGSRLEITDEDDTDLLYRLPDDDPRKPMVMAYLWLGGLQETLVTTLMP from the coding sequence ATGCCCGGACACTTCGAACCGCTCCCCGGCGGCGGCGCGGCCGTCGCGCTCGACGACGTCGAGATCTCCATCATCCGGTCGCTGGCCGTACAGCTGCTGGAGCTGATCGGCCCCGGCCCCGGTGGGGACGCCTCCGACGACCCCCTCGCCGAGCTCTTCGCCGAGGGGCCGAGCGAACCGCCCGCCGACCCGGTGCTGCGCCGGCTCTTCCCGGACGCCTACACCGACCCGGAGGGCTCCCCGGGCCCCCAGCGGGCCAACGAGCAGAAGGCGTACTCGTCGGAGTTCCGCCGCTTCACCGAGAACGACCTGCGGGCCGGCAAGCGCGAGAACGCCCTGACCGTGATCCGCTCCCTGGACGCGCTGACCGCGGCGGCCGCCGGCGAGGGCGGGGCGGTGCTCAAGCTGACCCCGCAGGAGTCGCAGGAGTGGCTGCGCGCGCTCAACGATCTGCGGCTCGCGATCGGCTCCCGGCTGGAGATCACCGACGAGGACGACACCGACCTTCTCTACCGGCTGCCGGACGACGACCCGCGCAAGCCGATGGTGATGGCGTACCTGTGGTTGGGCGGCCTCCAGGAGACCCTCGTGACGACCCTTATGCCGTGA
- a CDS encoding M67 family metallopeptidase, with amino-acid sequence MLTITRDLHDKIVAHARKDHPDEACGVIAGPAGSDRPERFIPMLNAAMSQTFYEFDSGDLLKLYREMDDRDEEPVVVYHSHTATEAHPSRTDISLAQEPGAHYVLVSTADTDGNGPFQFRSFRIREGEVEEEDVTVVEAY; translated from the coding sequence ATGCTGACCATTACCCGGGACCTCCACGACAAGATCGTCGCGCACGCCCGCAAGGACCATCCCGACGAGGCGTGCGGCGTCATCGCGGGCCCCGCGGGCTCGGACCGCCCCGAGCGCTTCATCCCCATGCTGAACGCGGCCATGTCGCAGACGTTCTACGAGTTCGACTCCGGCGACCTCCTCAAGCTCTACCGCGAGATGGACGACCGAGACGAGGAGCCGGTGGTCGTCTACCACTCCCACACCGCGACCGAGGCCCACCCCTCCCGCACCGACATCTCCCTCGCCCAGGAGCCCGGCGCCCACTACGTTCTGGTCTCCACCGCCGACACCGACGGAAACGGCCCCTTCCAGTTCCGCTCCTTCCGTATCCGGGAGGGCGAGGTGGAAGAGGAGGACGTCACCGTCGTAGAGGCGTACTGA
- a CDS encoding RDD family protein, whose translation MSAPTPAPGDDRPREGYYPDPSIPGYVRYWNGSAWVPGTSRPAPSAGEPLGPPAGDGAQQAAPPAAPVGSAASVEETGPHFFDEDPKPAEPYGGRPEPASAWGADRAHQSGFGGDQDRRVSWGSPQGPDPRVPSPTPEGMATAPPAGSPSGPSGPAVPVADEGTVTFRAPGPRTGGRSGASGAYPGGTDSGPAFAPAAAAPAAPVPASTPAKPGFAAGKAAAERAAAAQAQAAQAQAGPAPQGPTAFPPAAAQAASQAPAVSSPPPASPAAPSTPDFPQQSGAPQPTSAPMANSMSPGLGGGQPSWAQQVHQLAGAEDGLVPPWKPPVDDVFQAAARRAASARPAGLGKRLAARLVDTLVLAAVTSAAAVPLGAKALDHVNEKIDAAKLTGQTVTVWLLDGTTSVYLGIVLAVLLLFGVVYEVLPTAKWGRTLGKKLLGLEVRDIEGGEPPSFGAALRRWLVYSVPGLLAIGVVGVVWGVFDRPWRQCWHDKAAHTFVAG comes from the coding sequence ATGAGCGCCCCAACCCCGGCACCCGGCGACGACAGGCCCCGCGAAGGGTATTACCCGGACCCGTCCATCCCTGGATACGTCCGGTACTGGAACGGCTCCGCCTGGGTACCGGGCACCAGCCGACCGGCCCCGTCGGCCGGCGAACCGCTCGGGCCTCCGGCGGGCGACGGCGCACAGCAGGCCGCGCCGCCGGCCGCTCCGGTCGGCTCGGCCGCCTCGGTCGAGGAGACCGGCCCGCACTTCTTCGACGAGGACCCGAAGCCGGCGGAGCCGTACGGCGGCCGTCCCGAGCCCGCCTCGGCGTGGGGCGCCGACCGTGCCCACCAGTCCGGCTTCGGCGGCGACCAGGACCGCCGGGTCTCCTGGGGCTCCCCGCAGGGCCCCGACCCGAGGGTGCCGTCGCCGACTCCGGAGGGTATGGCGACGGCCCCGCCGGCCGGGTCTCCCTCCGGCCCGTCAGGTCCCGCTGTGCCCGTCGCCGACGAGGGCACCGTGACCTTCCGTGCGCCGGGCCCGCGCACGGGCGGCCGGTCGGGCGCGTCCGGCGCGTACCCCGGGGGCACGGACTCCGGCCCGGCCTTCGCCCCGGCCGCTGCGGCGCCCGCCGCCCCCGTCCCCGCCTCCACTCCCGCGAAGCCGGGCTTCGCCGCCGGCAAGGCGGCCGCCGAACGGGCCGCGGCCGCGCAGGCGCAGGCAGCTCAGGCACAGGCAGGCCCCGCACCGCAGGGTCCTACGGCTTTCCCGCCGGCCGCAGCCCAGGCCGCGTCCCAGGCCCCCGCCGTCTCCAGCCCCCCGCCGGCCTCCCCGGCCGCCCCGAGCACGCCCGACTTCCCTCAGCAGTCCGGCGCCCCCCAGCCCACGTCCGCACCGATGGCCAACTCCATGTCCCCGGGTCTCGGCGGCGGCCAGCCCTCCTGGGCGCAGCAGGTGCATCAGCTCGCCGGCGCCGAGGACGGGCTCGTGCCGCCCTGGAAGCCGCCCGTCGACGACGTGTTCCAGGCGGCCGCCCGGCGTGCGGCGTCGGCCCGTCCCGCGGGCCTCGGCAAACGGCTGGCCGCCCGTCTCGTCGACACGCTCGTCCTCGCGGCCGTCACCTCCGCGGCCGCGGTGCCGCTCGGCGCGAAGGCGCTCGACCACGTCAACGAGAAGATCGACGCGGCCAAGCTCACCGGACAGACCGTCACGGTCTGGCTGCTCGACGGCACGACGTCGGTGTACCTGGGCATCGTCCTGGCCGTGCTGCTGCTCTTCGGGGTCGTGTACGAGGTCCTGCCGACCGCCAAGTGGGGCCGCACGCTGGGCAAGAAGCTGCTCGGTCTGGAGGTGCGGGACATCGAGGGCGGCGAGCCCCCGTCCTTCGGGGCGGCCCTGCGCCGCTGGCTCGTCTACAGCGTGCCGGGACTGCTCGCGATCGGCGTCGTGGGCGTCGTATGGGGAGTGTTCGACAGGCCGTGGCGGCAGTGCTGGCACGACAAGGCGGCGCACACGTTCGTGGCGGGCTGA
- a CDS encoding LacI family DNA-binding transcriptional regulator, translating into MTQRTHARRPTLEDVARRSGVSKSTVSRVINGEAKVRAEVVDRVRGVIADLGYVPNQAARQLVTHRTGAVAVVAAQPENRLFLDPFFDCLLRGIRRELARHGAQAVLLFLDEPDDYPRVADYLGGGHVDGALLFSLRPGDRLPEMVDRLGLPVVFGGRPLLRDGDTVHGHAYVDGDNRGGARQAVQHLLSLGRRRIATVAGPYDQEHSAADRLAGYRDVLPDAPHLVEKADYTRQGGADAMAALLDRGPDLDAVFVASDLMAAGALQTLRERGRRVPQDVAVVGFDDLASIAESTDPPLTTVHQDVEGMGRLMARLLLRKGEGVAEASSVVVPTRLVRRASA; encoded by the coding sequence TTGACGCAACGGACGCATGCACGACGACCCACCCTGGAGGACGTCGCCCGCAGGTCGGGGGTCTCGAAGTCCACCGTGTCGCGGGTGATCAACGGCGAGGCCAAGGTGCGTGCGGAGGTCGTCGACCGCGTCCGGGGCGTGATCGCCGACCTGGGCTACGTCCCCAACCAGGCGGCCCGCCAGCTCGTCACCCACCGCACCGGCGCCGTCGCCGTCGTCGCCGCGCAGCCCGAGAACCGGCTCTTCCTCGACCCCTTCTTCGACTGTCTGCTGCGCGGCATCCGCCGCGAGCTGGCCCGGCACGGCGCCCAGGCCGTCCTGCTGTTCCTCGACGAGCCGGACGACTATCCGCGCGTGGCCGACTACCTCGGCGGCGGCCATGTCGACGGCGCGCTGCTGTTCTCGCTGCGCCCCGGCGACCGGCTGCCCGAGATGGTCGACCGCCTCGGCCTGCCGGTCGTCTTCGGCGGCCGCCCCCTGCTGCGCGACGGCGACACCGTCCACGGCCACGCCTACGTCGACGGCGACAACCGAGGCGGCGCCCGGCAGGCCGTGCAGCACCTTCTCTCGCTCGGCCGCCGCCGCATCGCGACCGTCGCCGGACCCTACGACCAGGAGCACTCCGCCGCCGACCGGCTCGCCGGCTACCGGGACGTCCTGCCGGACGCGCCCCACCTCGTCGAGAAGGCCGACTACACCCGGCAGGGCGGCGCCGACGCCATGGCCGCGCTCCTGGACCGCGGCCCCGACCTGGACGCCGTCTTCGTCGCCTCGGACCTCATGGCCGCCGGCGCGCTGCAGACGCTGCGCGAGCGCGGTCGCCGGGTCCCGCAGGACGTGGCCGTCGTCGGCTTCGACGACCTCGCCTCCATCGCCGAGTCCACCGACCCGCCCCTGACCACCGTCCACCAGGACGTCGAGGGGATGGGCCGCCTGATGGCCCGCCTGCTCCTGCGGAAGGGCGAGGGCGTGGCGGAAGCGTCCTCCGTGGTCGTCCCGACCCGCCTGGTGCGCCGGGCCTCGGCGTAG
- a CDS encoding nicotinamidase — protein sequence MRRALIVVDVQNDFCEGGSLAVSGGADVAAAITELIGQAPAGYRHVVATRDHHIAPGGHFADNPDFVHSWPAHCVAGTEGVGFHPNFAPAVASGAIDAVFDKGAYAAAYSGFEGADENGVKLGDWLRARQIDEVDVVGIATDHCVRATALDAAREGFRTLVLLDLTAGVAKETTERALEELREAGVELTGKPVV from the coding sequence ATGCGCCGCGCCTTGATCGTCGTTGACGTGCAGAACGACTTCTGCGAGGGGGGCAGCCTCGCGGTGTCCGGCGGCGCCGACGTGGCCGCCGCGATCACCGAGCTGATCGGGCAGGCCCCCGCCGGGTACCGGCACGTCGTGGCCACCCGCGACCACCACATCGCGCCCGGCGGTCACTTCGCCGACAACCCCGACTTCGTCCACTCCTGGCCCGCGCACTGCGTCGCCGGCACGGAGGGCGTCGGCTTCCACCCGAACTTCGCCCCGGCGGTCGCCTCCGGCGCGATCGACGCCGTCTTCGACAAGGGCGCCTACGCGGCCGCGTACAGCGGCTTCGAGGGCGCCGACGAGAACGGCGTGAAGCTGGGCGACTGGCTGCGGGCCCGGCAGATCGACGAGGTGGACGTCGTCGGCATAGCCACTGACCACTGCGTCCGGGCGACCGCGCTGGACGCGGCCCGGGAGGGCTTCCGCACCCTGGTCCTCCTCGACCTCACGGCCGGCGTCGCCAAGGAGACCACCGAACGCGCCCTGGAAGAGCTGCGCGAGGCGGGCGTGGAGCTGACGGGCAAGCCGGTCGTCTAG
- a CDS encoding nicotinate phosphoribosyltransferase, whose amino-acid sequence MNTADLGLPVDVPSTALFTDQYELTMLQAALKAGTAERRSVFEVFTRRLPEGRRYGVVAGTGRVLDAVENFRFDADVLGFLRERSIVDEETLDRLAGYRFSGDVWGYPEGEVYFPGSPVMRVEGSFAECVLLETVILSILNHDSAIAAAASRMSSAAGDRPLIEMGARRTHELAAVAASRAAYVGGFATTSDLAAGFRYGIPTVGTSAHAFTLLHDSERDAFRAQVDSLGRGTTLLVDTYDVAEAVRTAVEVAGPELGAVRIDSGDLLLVAHRVRQQLDELGAADTRIIVTSDLDEYAIASLAAAPVDAYGVGTQLVTGSGHPTCSMVYKLVARAESADPKAPLVPVAKKSSGGKTSVGGRKWAARRLDADGVAEAEVLGTGPVPAELADRQLLVELVKGGTVVAREPLDVVRDRHAAARANLPLSATQLSRGEPVLPTEYAPARSGS is encoded by the coding sequence ATGAACACAGCGGACCTCGGGCTGCCGGTGGATGTTCCGTCGACGGCGCTCTTCACGGACCAGTACGAACTGACGATGCTGCAGGCCGCCCTGAAAGCGGGCACGGCCGAGCGGCGCAGTGTGTTCGAGGTCTTCACCCGGCGGCTGCCGGAGGGACGGCGCTACGGCGTCGTCGCGGGCACCGGACGCGTCCTGGACGCCGTCGAGAACTTCCGCTTCGACGCCGACGTCCTCGGCTTCCTGCGCGAGCGGAGCATCGTCGACGAGGAGACCCTGGACCGGCTCGCCGGATACCGCTTCTCGGGTGACGTGTGGGGCTACCCGGAGGGCGAGGTCTACTTCCCCGGCTCGCCGGTCATGCGGGTCGAGGGCTCCTTCGCCGAGTGCGTGCTCCTGGAGACCGTGATCCTCTCCATCCTCAACCACGACTCCGCCATCGCGGCCGCCGCCTCCCGGATGTCCTCGGCCGCGGGCGACCGCCCGCTGATCGAGATGGGCGCGCGCCGCACCCACGAGCTGGCCGCGGTCGCCGCCTCCCGCGCCGCCTACGTCGGCGGCTTCGCCACCACCTCCGACCTGGCCGCCGGCTTCCGCTACGGCATCCCGACGGTGGGCACCAGCGCCCACGCCTTCACCCTGCTGCACGACAGCGAGCGGGACGCCTTCCGGGCCCAGGTGGACTCGCTCGGCCGGGGCACCACCCTGCTCGTCGACACCTACGACGTCGCCGAGGCCGTACGGACGGCCGTCGAGGTCGCCGGGCCCGAGCTGGGCGCGGTCCGCATCGACTCCGGGGACCTGCTCCTGGTCGCCCACCGGGTGCGCCAGCAGCTCGACGAGCTCGGCGCGGCGGACACCCGCATCATCGTCACCTCCGACCTCGACGAGTACGCCATCGCCTCGCTGGCCGCGGCCCCCGTGGACGCGTACGGCGTCGGGACGCAGCTGGTGACCGGGTCCGGGCACCCCACCTGCTCGATGGTCTACAAGCTGGTCGCCCGCGCCGAGTCCGCCGACCCGAAGGCCCCGCTCGTGCCGGTGGCGAAGAAGTCGTCCGGCGGCAAGACGTCCGTCGGCGGCCGCAAGTGGGCGGCGCGGCGGCTGGACGCGGACGGGGTCGCCGAGGCCGAGGTCCTGGGCACCGGTCCGGTGCCGGCCGAGCTGGCCGACCGACAACTGCTCGTCGAGCTGGTCAAGGGCGGCACCGTGGTCGCCCGCGAGCCCCTGGACGTCGTACGCGACCGCCATGCCGCGGCCCGGGCGAACCTCCCGCTCTCCGCGACCCAGCTCTCCCGCGGGGAACCCGTCCTTCCCACGGAGTACGCACCGGCCCGGTCGGGTAGCTAG
- a CDS encoding amino acid permease gives MTSAQVDDDTEKAPEEGYERGLGSRQVQMIAIGGAIGVGLFLGAGANIAKAGPSLIFMYALAGVIIFFIMRALGELLLYRPVSGSFAEYSREFLGPFFGYFTGWTYWLMWVVTGMAELTAAAIYVEYWFPSVPRWVTALVFLVILFGVNLISVKLFGELEFWFSMVKVTALIGMIVIGLGVLTFGFSSAGDTAAVSNLWAFDGFFPKGVGSSLMTLQGVMFAYLAVELVGVTAGESEDPEKTLPKAINTLPWRIALFYVGALTVILCVVKWTEFAPGVSPFVEAFAKIGIPAGAAIVNFVVLTAALSSCNSGMYSTGRMLRNLAESGEAPAAFKKLSSTKTPALGITVSVLFMGIGVILNYVVPEKAFGYVTSVATAAGIWTWLMILISHVLYRRAVDAGRLPASSFPAPGGAVCSYIAIAFLLFVTGLIAYDADSRVCLYVMAVWALALGIGWLVLKGRNPQVTARPGQEAEFEKVG, from the coding sequence ATGACCTCCGCTCAGGTCGACGACGACACGGAGAAGGCCCCGGAAGAGGGGTACGAGCGCGGGCTCGGCAGTCGTCAGGTCCAGATGATCGCGATCGGCGGCGCCATCGGCGTCGGCCTGTTCCTGGGAGCCGGGGCGAACATCGCCAAGGCCGGCCCCAGTCTCATCTTCATGTACGCCCTGGCCGGCGTGATCATCTTCTTCATCATGCGGGCCCTCGGCGAGCTGCTGCTCTACCGACCGGTCTCGGGCTCGTTCGCGGAGTACTCGCGCGAGTTCCTCGGCCCGTTCTTCGGCTACTTCACCGGCTGGACGTACTGGCTGATGTGGGTGGTCACCGGCATGGCCGAGCTGACGGCCGCCGCGATCTACGTCGAGTACTGGTTCCCGTCCGTTCCCCGATGGGTGACCGCCCTGGTCTTCCTGGTGATCCTCTTCGGGGTGAACCTGATCTCCGTGAAGCTCTTCGGCGAGCTGGAGTTCTGGTTCTCGATGGTCAAGGTCACCGCCCTGATCGGCATGATCGTCATCGGCCTCGGCGTGCTCACCTTCGGCTTCAGCAGCGCCGGCGACACGGCCGCGGTCTCCAACCTCTGGGCCTTCGACGGCTTCTTCCCCAAGGGCGTCGGCTCGTCCCTGATGACCCTGCAGGGCGTCATGTTCGCCTACCTCGCGGTCGAGCTGGTCGGCGTCACGGCGGGCGAGTCCGAGGACCCGGAGAAGACCCTGCCCAAGGCGATCAACACCCTGCCCTGGCGCATCGCCCTCTTCTACGTCGGCGCGCTCACGGTCATCCTCTGCGTCGTGAAGTGGACCGAGTTCGCGCCGGGCGTGAGCCCCTTCGTCGAGGCCTTCGCGAAGATCGGCATCCCGGCGGGCGCCGCCATCGTCAACTTCGTCGTGCTGACCGCGGCCCTGTCCTCCTGCAACTCCGGCATGTACTCGACGGGCCGCATGCTGCGGAACCTGGCGGAGAGCGGCGAGGCCCCCGCGGCCTTCAAGAAGCTGTCGTCCACCAAGACCCCGGCCCTCGGCATCACCGTCTCGGTCCTCTTCATGGGCATCGGCGTGATCCTGAACTACGTCGTCCCGGAGAAGGCCTTCGGCTACGTCACCTCCGTCGCCACCGCGGCCGGCATCTGGACCTGGCTGATGATCCTGATCAGCCACGTCCTCTACCGCCGCGCGGTCGACGCGGGCCGCCTGCCCGCGTCCTCCTTCCCGGCGCCGGGCGGCGCGGTGTGCTCGTACATCGCCATCGCCTTCCTCCTCTTCGTCACCGGCCTGATCGCCTACGACGCCGACTCCCGCGTCTGCCTCTACGTGATGGCGGTCTGGGCGCTCGCCCTGGGCATCGGCTGGCTCGTCCTCAAGGGCCGCAACCCGCAGGTCACGGCCCGCCCGGGCCAGGAGGCGGAGTTCGAGAAGGTCGGCTGA
- the clpS gene encoding ATP-dependent Clp protease adapter ClpS, translating into MGHVTSPAPLEIERTESAEEVFAVPEPDVPWVTIVHNDPVNLMSYVTYVFQTYFGYPKDKATKLMLDVHHKGRAVVSSGSREEMERDVQAMHGYGLWATLQQDRK; encoded by the coding sequence ATGGGCCATGTGACGTCACCCGCTCCCCTTGAGATCGAACGCACCGAGTCGGCGGAGGAGGTCTTCGCCGTACCCGAGCCGGACGTCCCCTGGGTCACGATCGTGCACAACGACCCGGTCAACCTCATGAGCTATGTGACGTACGTCTTCCAGACGTACTTCGGCTACCCGAAGGACAAAGCCACCAAGCTCATGCTCGACGTCCACCACAAGGGCCGGGCGGTCGTCTCCAGCGGCAGCCGCGAGGAGATGGAACGCGACGTGCAGGCCATGCACGGCTACGGTCTGTGGGCCACCCTCCAGCAGGACCGGAAGTAG